In the Danio rerio strain Tuebingen ecotype United States chromosome 8, GRCz12tu, whole genome shotgun sequence genome, one interval contains:
- the dgcr6 gene encoding protein DGCR6 has protein sequence MDLYCTVSGDQSDSARQQERHYYLLSELQTLVKDLSSSFQQRLSYTTLSDLAQALIDGTVYEIVQGLLDIQHLTEKNLYNQRQKLHSEHRGLKQDLIRKHKQALQACKSHNLSVLKTNQRAETEALDQRVKDEQRMMDEKIVAEMDQKVLDQQNTLEKAGVPGFYITSNPQEVMMQMNLLELVLKLQQKETLSGSLP, from the exons ATGGATCTGTACTGTACTGTGAGTGGTGATCAGTCTGATTCTGCCAGACAACAGGAGAGACATTATTACCTGCTGTCAGAGCTGCAGACGCTGGTGAAGGACCTGTCAAG CTCGTTCCAGCAGCGTCTGTCCTACACCACTCTCAGTGATCTGGCTCAGGCGCTCATCGATGGGACGGTCTATGAGATTGTTCAAGGCCTTCTGGATATTCAGCATCTGACGGAGAAAAACCTCTACAACCAGAGACAGAAACTACACAGCGAacacagag GCCTCAAGCAGGATTTGATCCGGAAACACAAGCAGGCCCTGCAGGCGTGCAAATCTCACAATCTGTCGGTTCTGAAAACTAACCAGCGAGCTGAAACTGAG GCTCTGGATCAGCGGGTCAAAGATGAGCAAAGGATGATGGATGAGAAGATTGTGGCTGAAATGGACCAGAAGGTTCTGGATCAGCAGAACACGCTGGAGAAAGCAGGCGTACCAGGTTTCTACATCACCTCCAACCCACAG GAGGTGATGATGCAGATGAATCTTCTGGAGCTGGTTCTGAAACTGCAGCAGAAGGAGACTCTCTCTGGATCTTTGCCttaa